CCCGCCGTAGATTATTGTTGTGATTCCGTGTTCCGAACGGGTAAATCTTCGATTTCCGGTAAACCCCAAACGGATTCAAACTGCCGCGCATACGGGAAACACCCGGGGAGGGTGAAAGCAGCAAGCTGAAAAGCGAACGCCGCAACTATCAGCAGCAGGATGACGATGACGCTTTCCTGAACCAGAACAGTAGTTCCGTTGGCTGGACGCCGGGCAAGGAGGGCAGCAGGGCACGGGCCCGAGGCAAGCTCAATTTTGGAATGGACCGGGTTAGCTTCCTGCAGGATCTGCTGCAGTTCAATGAGAAGAGCGGGtaagttttgcttttttttttatttacctttaTCTGGGAGGCCATAATGGATGCATTGTTCAAGGTTGTCTCCATTATTAATGTAGATTTGCCTCGAAAATAATAAcattctattaatttttttgcattgtttCAACATGTTTATGTTTCCAATTCTAGTTGAAATGAATAGAAATGGTTTAAGAATTATACAAGAATCTGGGTCAGTCCAGCTAGAGCCATTTTTTGTTGATGTCTAACCACCTTCGTACTCTATAGgcttaatttggaatatttGGATTAGATGAAAATTGGGATAAATATCTTCCGAACTGAAGATGTCGAACATTTAAATCTAATTTGGATTGTAGCTCAAAAATACCCGTGTGAAATTAACTTTTCTTCATTAAATTGAATATCTGTATATGTATTTAATTGGATTGTTGCATTGGTTTTTTGAGAAACTGAATATCATACGCTTCAAATGCCTCCTGACCAATTGTTGCTTCTAGTGTCCGATAGATGTCGATTTGAGCGGTTGAAAGTCTCTAATAGATAAACCTGTTTCAGTTGATTGACAAGAAGCGCAATCTAAACGGAAGAACTCGTAAAGGATGGTATTCTAACTTAAGATGAAAAAagatacatttaaaaatttgtttttgccgtttgatattatatttggataaaaaacaaattaacaaaattccgtaaattgaaattttttttgttaagttttgaaAGGTTTGCTTAAGCAAAATAACCAACTTTATTCTGATCCGAAAGTTCAGAAAGTCTTAATGTTGCCGATAGTGACTGATAGAGGTGATAGAGGTTGAGCGGTTGAAAGCATTTATATCTTCTATCTGGATTATTCAATAGAAAACAGATAATTCTCTATTTAAAATGCACGCATGCATATTAACCAAAAATTAGAGTTATCAACCATCCAGTTCTACTGCCTTCCATCCTTCATGAAGATGGATTAAAGTATAAAAACACGAGATATGCAAACATGGATAAATGTGAAATCTGAAAAGATTTCTTTTATCAACGTGGTAGATGCTgctacctttttttaattttgtattaactGTTGGGGCAATTTTCTCACAAATAACTTTACTAACTCATTTTCCGGTTTGCTTTCAGAACCCCAATCGTGCGGATGCCGAAAATCGGCAGCCACGATGTGGATTTGCATCGGCTGTACTCGACGGTCATTTCCCGCGGTGGCTGGCTCAAGGTTAACAGCCGGGAAGACTGGGACGAGGTGATCGAGGAGATGAAACTGCCGAAGCATTGCGTGAACAATGAAATTGCGCTGAAGCAGATCTACATCCGTTATTTGGATCGTTATGAGCGTGTGAACTTCCACGGGGAGGATAAGGACCCGATCGAAGAGGACGACGATGAGAAAAGACACAACAGACGTTGGTCCGCTAGGATGTTGCACGCCATTCCCGCGGTTTACAATCACGGGCAGCATCATGTTCCGGAGGGGAATAGGGCGCAGCTTAGTTTGTGCGGGGATTTGTACAAACCGAGTGAATATGAAAAGCTGATGATGTCACTGCTCTCGCCGTTACCGAACGAGCAGGACTTTGCGATCAACGTGTGCACTCTGATGTCCAATGAAAGTAAACACACGCTGAAGGTGGATAAATGTCCCAAGCTAATATCGATTCTATTGGGTCATGCAGGAGTATTCAGTCACTTTACGATGCGGGACATTTTCCAGGAGTATTATGCCAATATCAGAAAGAATTCGTTGCAACGATTCTGGAAGAATTGTTTGTACCAGAATTTGCCGGTTTTGGAACTGTCGTATGCTGATTGCTTCCAGAAGTTTGATCGCGATCCTACAGAGTTGATTAAGAATGTTTATGGAGATGGTTCGAGGAAGGATGTAGATGAAGAAGATGTTGGAAAATTGGATTCTGAGACGTTGATGGATTTCCTTAGTTTGGGTACAGGACTCGGTACGAACGACTACATTGGGCAACGGGTGTTGCAGATCGCGTCGATATTCAGGAACTTGAGTTTTAACGATGAAAATATTGCTGTTTTGGGTAGTAATCGAGCATTTCTCCGGTTTCTTATAATGTGTGCTAATGCCCAGTGGAACAATTTGCAGCATATGGGTTTGGACATGTTAGGAAACGTAGCCTCAGAAGTGGACATCTATGATGCTCAGTCGGATGATGTTACGAGATGTTTGTTATCCACTGTCCAAGAAGGTTTAGAAGGAGAAGACAGAGGCATCATAATTGGATGCTTGGAAGTACTAAGTAAAATCGCCCAGAGAGAAACCAATGAAGATAATTTAAACAGATACCTGAATCAAAAGGTCTACGATCAAATATGCTTGTTCTTATCACTTCGGGATATTATGTTGCTGTTGTATTCTCTGGAGTGTATTTACTCCTTGACATCAATGGGGGAGAAACCATGCAATGCGATCATGCATGTCACCGGTATAATTGACACCCTGGTTTCTTTTATAACGGTAGAAGCTCAGAGCTATGGACCAGATGCTTGCATTCTGATGCGGGTTGTGGAGACAATTCCAGGGAATCTGGCAGGTTTTCCACCAGGAAACCATGTTCAAACTGGAGGCCAAGTTGTTCCTCCGGTAGCTCCCAGTATGACTCAACTGACAGTGCAACCTAAGGAGCAGTCTCCGGTTCCAACGCCAAGCATCCCGGACATTCCTAAGCTTCCCACAAAAGCGACTACATTTCACCATAACGTTCCACCTTCCGGTGCACCCAACACCATTCAAATAACAAGTGTAACACGCCCTGCAGCTTCAAATTCACCTCAGATACCGGTCAACATTATCAGCCGTAACGACCCAAACGCAGcattggcttctaaaaacctggcatcTACAAGTTCTGTTCAACCGTCCAGTTTGCCTTCTTCGCCAGCGACTCCTTCCGGTCCAGTAACCGTAGCCGCAAAGCACGCCCAGCAGCAACAATCCCAGGAGAATGAACAATTTGCCTACGCCTGGCTAAGAGCTACATTTGAAACTGCGCCTTCAATGAACAGCCGTATCGAGCAGCACGAAGTGTACAAGCAATACCTTGCGGCCAACTCCAAGATCGGACGTAAGGCGGTCATGCCTCAGGTTCATTTCCAACGTTGCGTAAGAACTGTCTTCGGTGGCACGGTTGGCCCTACGATGGTGAAAGGCAACGAGAGCAATCAGTTCTTCTATGAGGGTATTCGCTTGAGGGCTAAAACGGTAAGTAGTTTGTTTTTAATCTCATGTGTTTCGATTTTGTAGTTAGAACCAATTTTATATGCCTGTACTAATTGTGTGAATCCCTCATTCTTTCATAACCCTTTAGAAAATAAAACgtaattttaaagaaagatCCAACATTTGCAAATATTCTGATAAGGAAAGTCTTAAATCTGATTTAATTGCTATTAgtaaatttatgatgaattcTTCCGCGAGCTTTCGCCAAAATGTTAGCGGGTGAAGTCATCGACTGCATCATCGCTGGTGGTCCGGTGAAACATGAAAAGTAACCCGGAAACCAATGCGGCACGGAGGAACCCTGTAACTGTAACAAATTTTGTCGCCTAGGTTTGGCGAGTTTTAGTTCTATTTCAAATCTTGGATCCGGAACTGAAAGCATATTTTTGATACCGGTTCTTTTTATAGCCTGCAATCTGGAATTGTCTATTgtattatcaaaaattcaaaaaatatctataaGCATACTTTGAATCTAGAACGACGTTCGCTTGTACAGAGGAAGGAACTGGAACGGAATTAGTTTTTAACACCATCTCAGTGGTGTTCCGATCCAAATCACTAACCACAAACAACCGATCCATGGGAATGTGCTCGGGAATGAGTACATCATTGATAGAACTATCCACTGCTGCTTTCGGAAGGGCTTCAGGAATTAACGTCCTTACCATTATACTCGGATCGCTGAACAAGTCTTCGGTTATTTCCCAAGCCATTTGGTCTGCTGTTGTTGAAGAGCTTTCAAACCTGTCACTCACACGAAGGTGTGCGTTTGGTTTGCTATTATTTCTTAACTGCgtttgaaaattagttttcattTGAGTTGTGAATTTCTCTTGGCGGTGTTCAGTAGCTACGTCttcgttttctaaaatgttgtctATTGTTTGAAGCTTCAACAACATTCGACGGTTTTTTTCTTCGGCTAAATTCATAAGATATTTGATTTTAGGATTCTTTTTTGTTCCACATTGTTCGATGTACGaggcaaatttcaaactaacgTCCTGGTCATTTGTTCCTATAGAGTTaagttttgatattattttctgTTTTCGTTGTTGTAACTGTTGCCTGTCAGTTTCTATTCGTTCAAAAGCCTGATCAACTTGAGGTGGAAGTTGTCTTGTAGATGATTGCCTTTGGCCGATATGCTTAGGAGGACTGATTAGCGTTTCCTTCTGGTATAGCAAggcattttgatcattttcggGATAAGAAGAAGGCTTTGTGCATTTGGGTGGTGGTATTCTCGATCGGAATTGGCCTTTCTGCATCCTGGCGTATTGTCAGGTTTAAGTATTCTAAACGTGAGAATTATgctgtgatgaaattttcaatgtttctcaAGTCAAACGTCTACAGAATGTTAAGAAGCTACTTTGATTGTGAATCTGGTTTTTGAGAAAGATGGTTTGTTGACACCTAATCACTGCGGTATTTTAGAGAGAAGTGCGAAAAAGACGTCCGATTCTCATATCTGTCTAGACCGGAAGGTAGTCAAATCTCGACTGAAGATTCCTTACAAATACTTTTATTTACATATATGTTGCTGTTCATCCCttgttcatatgttacacgttgCAGAGATGCATGAAATATATTCCCCCTTAAATTATTTCGATCTCGACCAGAAAGGTGGTGAAGGTGTACATATTAAAAATGAGAGATCATACTCACGGCAATACTCAAGAATTAATGACTCGAAGGCTGGTGTGTCTCCTCTTAACGACTCAAGGTCTGGTCTCTTAAAGGTTCGAGACTGACTACACACATCACGTTCTACGATAGTGTTTGGATATTCCCTAACGAAGAATCCCCCATACACTTACTCAGAGATGTCGAAAGTTGCTTTCCACTGAGGATATTCCCCGATAGTGAAGTACCCCTCTCCATAAGACGTCCACCCtgaagaaggtatagtcttatgtCCACAGCTTCAATCATAGGTCAAGACATTACTCGGATACTCTCCGTCGGTGGAATTGTGCTACTAGGCACGCGACGTAGGACACAAGATCCACTACGCAGTAGATTCTTCCTTCACTGTTTCACCCGTAGTTCTAGCAAGGTTAGTAAATCGGGCGAACACATCGCTAACCACAAGCCAAGTACAAGGTCTTCGGACATTAATTACACCACGTAGGCAAATGTTGTACCAATTCTCGAATTTTCGGAACTAGACAATGGTTCAACGCTTCTCTTTCTGAGTCGTTCTACAGTTGCTGCCAATTAGCCATCGAGGGCTTCCTGGAATATTTCCAGAAGTTGGGCGTTTCTGTGTCGCTGTAGCTATGCCCATCCTCTAGCGAAACCAAGATGGACATGACGTCACCCATAAGCGCATAAGGTAACACTGCTTATACTGCATTGGTTGTCTGTCGCAACAATACCTTCCGTTTGCTGCTTCGAATCATCGAAGTGTACGATATGAATCGTGTGAGGGCGGTAATTACAGCTATCTTACAGCCGTATTCGACGTGGCTAAGCTGTCCGTTAATTTTCACAGCCAGGTACTTACTTGCGTGTTTGAACCAACGATCGAACTGCAATATTAACTGTGGTCTCTAAGACAGGTGATCAACACCATCTCGGTGTTGTGGTTCTATAGTGGCACAAAGCTGAACATTCCTCATTGAGGAACCAGGGTGTCAACTTTATCTCCCGCTGGGAGGCTTGTCTTTAGTAGTCCATCAAACGCTATGTTCCATAGAACATGGTCGATCGAGGcttgtggaacacccgctgtaaTTTCAGTGTCTCCATTCCATTGTTGATCATAAAGTGTTGCTGGCATCTGTGAAAGTAACATTTCTCCAGTTCGTAGAGTATTGACGTGGTTGAAGACACTCCTCAAATTTACGGTTATAACCGTGCCGAAACGATCTCGTTTACTTTCGgtcagcctggctctgtccgctaaTTCAATGACAGAACGGATAGCATCTACTGTGCTGCGACGTTTCCAAGAATCGAATTGTTCGTTGTAGAGTCCACCTTAACCTTCGCTGTACCTCTGGAACCGCCTCTAAATCA
This sequence is a window from Uranotaenia lowii strain MFRU-FL chromosome 3, ASM2978415v1, whole genome shotgun sequence. Protein-coding genes within it:
- the LOC129754739 gene encoding uncharacterized protein LOC129754739, with product MQKGQFRSRIPPPKCTKPSSYPENDQNALLYQKETLISPPKHIGQRQSSTRQLPPQVDQAFERIETDRQQLQQRKQKIISKLNSIGTNDQDVSLKFASYIEQCGTKKNPKIKYLMNLAEEKNRRMLLKLQTIDNILENEDVATEHRQEKFTTQMKTNFQTQLRNNSKPNAHLRVSDRFESSSTTADQMAWEITEDLFSDPSIMVRTLIPEALPKAAVDSSINDVLIPEHIPMDRLFVVSDLDRNTTEMVLKTNSVPVPSSVQANVVLDSKLQAIKRTGIKNMLSVPDPRFEIELKLAKPRRQNLLQLQGSSVPHWFPGYFSCFTGPPAMMQSMTSPANILAKARGRIHHKFTNSN